One window of Acropora palmata chromosome 1, jaAcrPala1.3, whole genome shotgun sequence genomic DNA carries:
- the LOC141896749 gene encoding uncharacterized protein LOC141896749, translating to MAERKTSREGYSRRERKISGREYGTPAVGKDNSGDIRTFEFEGCSSNFGIVLENRNLIGPSRTRSSLGNIKVAEITPHSVAEQDGRLAVGDRVLEINNHDLTRASLERARWYLGSALRAGKLKIQVQRESPKGKTVPVTNGISSPAEKRPEAMKEVQNSTVRKLHILKDSHGLGVQISIDMNHVTGEKGVFVSDINPGGAAARDGRLQEGDELLWINGHSLIGITQQEAVDLLRASPKLIQLVLSRQGDKSSDSRISRGRSESQENIHESVIAENNFNVTNMKRRAVSVDNLFSERSKKAAELVDVKIEGKAANRNELENGLHGSVVQDNSEMNGKGKSISEETNLSINVNTRNPANGGRRRYSQSPSESSSDGSIMKADDLLLSKEDESLESEPVTLEDKPLKKRAEKVKSSPKSSPSLMTKTAKMQDPPSPSVSTAKRKVSDIKSSLEISEISPSLPKPQTPGGLGIAFPARYLGDTSPQVMTVGVPTPLKVVGNNERDSPQAKRKGNSSVVNEQNGIKAVEEEVLTLVLVKGMSGKGLGFTIVGGKDSPHGDMAVYIKSILPGSAAEADGRMKRGDELLSVNGTSFEGFTHQQALDTFKSVRRGIVTLKVRRNSLGAPSLSSFTTPSSSPGSSHCNRKDITGDSASSSSSSSPTMFRKLRQRRNKKGKSVDIVLYKDPGGSLGIGLGKTDSHKSEGIFVQCIIQGSPAANDGRLRQGDQLLEINDQKMGNLSVEDVYDALDRVPPGKVYLKVTQKPPVQQSDVLTKLQSDRQIHNKKAQGVHSASSLSGASESSDSDNLAITSSSCDPLIPVFNEPGMKPTDQAKQDTEVSINTTVTDTSDSIEDIYTIVRQPSGGLGMGVTIDKSRGKTIVEKVSIKSVIAGGSAALARSQRKVGLELGDEIIEVNGTHLKGMDQEDVIRIFRDLPGTTQMKIRRSKTNSNNDLTLRSENVEQSVEKTAEQEPVVLPKPPENKRRSSLRAKVQPEKQDLLNEKPVDVVKMDERSLTGHPSGKKSPLANVISKDRQHNGNKVFEEAEKAIGASEGVLNISKKSVSGNVNESDSPSINKSVKKKDELGDNLIIPTGYKKVTISIEKSPNSTLGISLVPSYGKLKGFFQIRRLLSGMVCAQDGQLRIGDRLVSVNGVSLKGVTHSLALQLLKKPMEQVIFVVLRESLDTLRNKGSGVGEIDPSNQPSPRTPGSGIERKLQNGPSSTNLALSDLGKVSFLQSSLEFQHSSTSAAIPQPSKLKTNEGSAAFMLSPVAVLEPQEVIVPRKSDSTTDEIFPDNTNEEITPDEPPELPCSPPPPPLLDVEDFFDDDNLSVPSLPSLSLIPAPLPSEITSTNEEDFMISPLPIVTPPPELSPRMRDIIEQDALKPGHSDGRSTCNSSDLNDILPEAFSSMNQAVLSNDTDFQTSSKSSDLMSSINDDEHSSEPPNLTESKSSFSPSHVKPSVTPLACEASIPLHSISSDSLHAENASNKLLAGSDESFGKKNGRMGSSDLLLNLENNNDLGTEIKPVEGRRVENMPFAITYQKKFRSLGMKVDASEDANVFVSELSSFGMVAKDGNIRIGDVILSIGDTSLDGVALDIVQDMIKNCPKGNVRIVAHAGPKPRKPLDHDDATVTQNTMQPLCDETEVGQRKEVSISTIKVEGNRSPKSGSSHKAQVDLPARPIGSENSDEGFISLLPSKEFQRLEKIVPTQGSGPELLTAADEYELVWGSNELESANTDDLPPPSPPPPVPSEDVQLENWEGSDDELFGQDIVQDPPSIFGDDLEDTPRVVGSSPDSEKESEKPSLEEPCPTLPGSSSEDHLRLNQTSVISEDASSNSDVVPLTPPDKRQQQLPIKPPSLFGDDTESLSPVSPEKHRLDSFNEDTASPDGVKTVPIKPPSLFGDDLESLPSVGHLPSPPKRNNHSANMKSVGANSSNSYSALHPPLYERKSLDKTSELRCSNTTADSFHDDGIDIPDDDSLPPAPPPPRSSMTKETAWFVRSSDTRPSLVHEHPNLPYISSPLPPTTQPELLNSKKRILPIRIRSKKGGKTSDRIHASLENDPSSNHAELDDQSRQMPDVEPPEDDMESLPPAPPPPKVTPFSLETLENMVDGYQPSIIKEVTQLNSGESGAMATSSGETSPPENSPKKKSFRGIVIRREKEQVSQPPTQTVTDSLCPETNPGVDISTKQASSLDEEIAVTDSFDAMSPPSHFSPEMELWSESESAKAELALLDQVLSLEGSSKSGNELSSEGGSTPRSKRVAFPRSEQNETAADVEIIPSKPQKASDCSEVSVSVEDSLQISPDSETQSDLPSLDSHPLTDTTKPSEDSEMSPSEVVYSKVIPRKFRRKSSKQEGDSSDMGDAVQHMGPAPPIPVQPKVNNTSNNLSRKSRSADLGIEVLPSKPDIKSKSSTLPVHRPPQKDQKKKLFSKSHKSKQDQSDSNYLEPPVTSVGANSHGQERSRTWTQKLFGFRSRSKSRDKTNQREEKNRQTDRSRSVSPPRGLFSRGKKSTPSPPSPCAHKGSTRQGRKDIHETDLSNNRSEFYVPVEMNPNFPTHQAMTLSSVELSDNKETVSVEGMEIASHSQHEEVIGGYAFEDHAINADLRLYSEVARVSESDPELDEDYYTYLSEGPHNGGEGKEIDICPVEDLEKENESLGSPETPSTGRPLPEPSTGRPLPEPPKQPIGATPMNDQDEQVAGDESVPKKLVSKPPVTNKPQCHMSISAPNQLQHQRTVEELKFKFNKASSLDGTHPVDTGNSIREDLSSPGPPTFKPKPPPLASQARVDIGKMEDDHRELTFPTSPGPPRFKPEPPPMEFEGSETQYGLDDDEPSDGEHSTGPPSFKPQPPPSWLLKNTNDLDKEDQPSVRDPIHFSSVPSTAERIQKQNTEEEVSPRELKHLPPVPSDINVHTSTERDTYATPNRAFNQTHQRVPFSRQDAQDYANHEDDLNTEVGDRESEVSEVEVNIDRTDQFSLNSEAAQVNETGSLPHDDREDNTSSQPGEKFTRSASFSGAGIETKQLSYAKEGGKLLPDVSLKRPPEPIRRRSSSLPQLLPEKQGADSGDHWHSGNLQELISSRNEEANADEGVFEVQLLKEQQSIGLMVVGGLDTHLGMLYIKDIQPNSPAANCNVLRTGDQLLQVNDNCLVGVTHGEALNVLKNTPPLVKLTVARKKDEKANDLDVDVEQRPTGELEEHIVRRARESSSISKTAEEVFVSPQSERQPRPKSCINLSSFGAVAEDDSSSQVTSVHSSFEEENPFVPAYLQPDSPTLNLQPDDVPVTIIDGIPEDDSDVTEEEEPRARSKSVSWAVSDDTSRVFTVELLKNGRIGLGLSVTGGVDTSCDDITVRQILSSSVTAQNGLIKRGDILLSVNGKSFKGLTNVQALNLLKDTPNRVTLVLSRPLRGKQLDKSHDDDREVFSDSEAWPTKGEIKRKKNLVSSRSSPPPTLERIPLDLVKQNSENSKYDRLKKKFFSNTGSKTLKERLHKMHQGPSVTEIALEKGASGLGFSLGGGQDSLYGDAPIHVRYVFKDSVAGRSGKLKPGDEILEVNGQRVAYMTSVDALELIRRLPYGPVVMKIRRQ from the exons ATGGCCGAACGAAAGACTTCAAGAGAGGGCTATTCCAGGCGAGAACGCAAGATTTCGGGACGGGAATATGGAACTCCAGCTGTTGGAAAAGATAATTCAGGTGACATTAGAACTTTCGAGTTCGAAGGTTGCTCGTCGAATTTTGGAATCGTGCTGGAGAACCGAAACCTTATCGGCCCAAGTCGAACAAGAAGTTCTTTGGGCAATATAAAAGTCGCGGAAATAACTCCACATAGTGTGGCTGAACAAGACGGAAGGCTTGCAGTTGGAGATCGTGTATTGGAAATAAACAATCACGATTTAACAAGGGCAAGCTTGGAACGAGCCAG ATGGTACTTAGGCAGTGCTTTGAGGGCtggtaaattaaaaatacaagtTCAACGAGAGTCGCCTAAAGGCAAAACTGTTCCTGTGACAAATGGGATCTCCAGCCCAGCTGAAAAGAGGCCTGAAGCTATGAAAGAG GTTCAGAATAGTACAGTTAGAAAGCTTCACATTCTAAAGGACAGTCATGGACTTGGAGTGCAAATCTCAATTGACATGAACCATGTCACTGGCGAGAAAGGGGTTTTTGTATCAGACATAAATCCTGGTGGAGCTGCTGCAAG GGATGGTCGTCTTCAGGAGGGTGATGAGCTTCTATGGATTAATGGTCACAGTTTGATTGGAATCACCCAACAGGAAGCTGTTGACTTGTTAAGGGCATCACCCAAACTTATACAACTTGTCCTGTCAAGACAG GGTGATAAATCATCTGACTCAAGAATATCAAGAGGAAGATCAGAATCTCAGGAGAACATTCATGAAAGTGTGATTGCtgaaaacaactttaatgtcACAAACATGAAACGTCGAGCTGTGTCTGTAGACAATCTCTTCAGTGAAAGAAGTAAAAAGGCTGCTGAACTTGTTGATGTAAAAATAGAGGGAAAAGCTGCAAACAGaaatgaacttgaaaatggacTCCATGGATCAGTAGTTCAGGATAATTCTGAAATgaatggaaaaggaaaatcaatcAGTGAAGAAACAAACTTATCCATAAATGTCAACACAAGAAACCCTGCAAATGGAGGAAGGCGTCGATATTCCCAGAGTCCATCTGAGAGTTCAAGTGATGGATCAATCATGAAAGCAGATGATTTACTCCTTTCCAAAGAAGATGAGAGCCTGGAAAGTGAGCCAGTTACTCTGGAGGACAAGCCATTGAAAAAGAGAGCAGAAAAAGTCAAATCATCTCCCAAAAGTTCACCATCATTAATgacaaaaactgcaaagatgCAAGACCCACCAAGCCCCTCAGTGAGCACAGCTAAAAGAAAAGTCAGTGATATCAAATCAAGCTTAGAaataagtgaaatttcacccTCACTCCCAAAACCTCAAACACCAGGTGGCCTAGGAATTGCCTTTCCTGCACGTTACCTTGGTGACACCTCTCCGCAGGTAATGACAGTTGGTGTGCCTACACCATTGAAAGTGGTGGGCAATAATGAGCGAGATTCACCTCAGGCTAAAAGAAAAGGGAATAGCAGTGTTGTAAACGAACAAAATGGCATCAAAGCAGTGGAAGAAGAGGTCCTCACTCTTGTCTTGGTAAAAGGAATGAGTGGCAAAGGACTTGGTTTCACTATAGTCGGCGGCAAAGATTCACCCCATGGAGACATGGCTGTTTACATTAAGAGCATCCTTCCTGGTAGCGCTGCGGAAGCTGATGGACGAATGAAGAGAG GGGATGAGCTTTTATCAGTAAATGGGACATCATTTGAAGGCTTCACTCATCAGCAGGCTCTGGATACCTTCAAG AGTGTTCGTAGAGGAATCGTGACTTTGAAAGTACGAAGAAACAGTTTGGGTGCACCAAGCTTGTCCAGTTTCACAACACCAAGTAGCTCACCAGGGAGCTCACATTGTAACAGAAAAGATATCACGGGAGATTCAGCCAGCTCAAGTAGCTCTTCATCACCAACAATGTTTAGGAAGCTCCGTcagagaagaaacaaaaagggaaAGAGTGTTGACATTGTCTTGTACAAAG aTCCTGGTGGTAGCCTCGGAATTGGATTAGGAAAAACAGATTCTCATAAGTCAGAAGGCATTTTTGTCCAGTGCATTATCCAAGGATCACCTGCTGCTAATGATGGAAGGTTAAG ACAAGGTGACCAGTTGCTTGaaataaatgaccaaaaaatgGGGAATCTATCAGTGGAAGACGTGTATGATGCTCTTGATAGAGTTCCACCAGGAAAAGTTTACTTGAAAGTAACACAGAAGCCACCTGTGCAGCAGAGTGATGTATTAACAAAACTTCAAAGTGATCGTCAGATTCACAATAAGAAAGCCCAAGGTGTCCATTCTGCTTCCTCTCTGTCAGGAGCATCGGAAAGTTCTGATTCAG ATAATTTGGCAATTACTTCCTCATCTTGTGATCCTCTGATACCTGTCTTCAATGAACCAGGAATGAAACCCACG GATCAAGCTAAGCAGGACACAGAAGTTTCGATCAACACAACTGTAACAG ATACTTCTGATTCTATTGAAGACATATACACCATTGTAAGACAGCCTTCAG GTGGCCTAGGAATGGGTGTAACAATTGACAAGTCTCGTGGAAAGACTATTGTTGAGAAAGTGTCAATCAAAAGTGTCATTGCGGGTGGATCAGCTGCCTTGGCAAGAAGCCAAAGAAAAGTGGGATTAGAACTAG GGGATGAAATAATTGAAGTAAATGGGACTCATCTAAAAGGAATGGACCAAGAGGATGTTATCAGGATATTTAGAGACTTACCAGGTACAACACAGATGAAAATTAGAAGATCAAAGACCAATAGCAACAATGATTTGACGCTTCGATCTGAAAACGTAGAGCAGTCAGTGGAAAAAACTGCTGAACAAGAACCAGTGGTACTACCTAAACCTCCAGAAAACAAGCGGCGCTCTAGCTTGAGGGCTAAAGTACAACCTGAAAAACAAGACTTATTGAATGAAAAACCAGTCGATGTTGTCAAAATGGATGAAAGATCATTAACTGGGCACCCAAGCGGTAAAAAGTCACCATTGGCAAATGTCATTTCTAAGGACAGGCAACATAATGGTAACAAAGTCTTTGAAGAGGCAGAAAAAGCAATAGGGGCCTCTGAAGGGGTCCTTAATATATCAAAGAAATCAGTTTCAGGAAATGTGAACGAGAGTGACAGCCCAAGCATCAACaaatcagttaaaaaaaaggatgaaCTGGGAGACAATTTGATCATACCAACTGGATACAAGAAAGTGACAATAAGTATCGAAAAGTCACCAAATTCTACCCTTGGTATCTCATTAGTTCCGAGCTATGGGAAGCTGAAAGGATTCTTTCAG ATTCGTAGATTGCTATCTGGGATGGTGTGCGCTCAGGATGGTCAACTTCGCATAGGTGACAGACTGGTTTCAGTGAACGGTGTTTCTTTGAAAGGTGTTACGCACTCTTTGGCTTTGCAGTTGCTGAAGAAACCAATGGAACAAGTCATCTTTGTAGTATTGAGAGAAAGTTTGGACACTTTAAGGAATAAAGGATCTGGTGTCGGTGAGATTGATCCATCCAATCAACCTTCTCCAAGGACGCCAGGCTCAGGAATTGAAAGGAAATTGCAGAATGGTCCATCCTCTACAAATTTAGCGTTATCTGATCTAGGAAAGGTATCTTTCCTTCAAAGCTCTTTGGAGTTTCAACATAGCAGCACATCTGCTGCAATACCGCAGCCATCAAAATTGAAGACAAATGAAGGATCAGCCGCCTTTATGTTGAGCCCTGTGGCTGTTTTAGAACCTCAAGAAGTAATTGTACCAAGGAAATCTGATTCAACCACTGATGAAATTTTTCCAGATAATACTAACGAGGAGATTACGCCAGACGAACCTCCTGAATTGCCATGTTCACCCCCGCCACCACCTCTGTTAGATGTAGAAGACTTCTTTGATGACGATAATTTATCAGTTCCTTCTCTCCCATCATTGTCTCTCATTCCTGCGCCATTACCTTCAGAGATTACATCAACTAATGAAGAGGACTTCATGATCTCACCACTTCCAATTGTTACACCACCTCCCGAGCTTAGTCCCAGAATGAGAGACATCATTGAACAAGACGCCCTGAAACCTGGACATAGTGATGGGCGCAGTACCTGTAATTCTTCAGATCTAAATGACATTTTACCGGAGGCTTTTTCCAGTATGAATCAAGCTGTTTTGTCGAATGATACGGACTTCCAGACTTCGTCAAAGTCTAGTGATTTGATGAGCTCTATCAATGATGATGAGCATTCTTCTGAACCACCTAATCTAACAGAGTCGAAGTCTTCGTTTTCACCCTCTCACGTGAAACCAAGTGTAACACCTCTGGCCTGCGAAGCTAGCATTCCGTTGCATTCGATTAGCTCTGATAGTTTACACGCAGAGAATGCAAGCAACAAGCTCTTGGCAGGTAGTGATGAATCCTTTGGAAAGAAGAATGGTCGCATGGGAAGCTCAGACTTACTTCTCAATCTTGAAAACAACAATGATCTCGGGACAGAAATAAAACCAGTGGAAGGAAGAAGAGTGGAGAATATGCCATTTGCCATCACGTATCAGAAGAAGTTCAGAAGCTTGGGCATGAAAGTTGACGCTTCAGaggatgcaaatgtttttgtgTCTGAACTGTCGTCATTTGGAATGGTTGCAAAGGATGGAAATATAAG AATTGGAGATGTTATTTTGTCTATCGGGGACACTTCCCTGGATGGTGTTGCCCTTGATATCGTTCAGGACATGATCAAAAACTGCCCAAAAGGAAATGTTAGAATTGTAGCTCACGCCGGACCAAAGCCACGGAAGCCACTGGACCACGATGACGCCACAGTTACCCAGAACACCATGCAGCCCTTGTGTGACGAAACAGAAGTTGGTCAACGCAAGGAGGTTTCAATTTCAACAATTAAAGTTGAAGGGAATCGTTCGCCCAAAAGTGGCAGCTCTCACAAAGCACAAGTTGACTTGCCGGCAAGGCCTATTGGGAGCGAAAATTCAGATGAAGGCTTCATAAGCTTGCTGCCATCTAAAGAATTTCAACGATTAGAAAAGATAGTACCAACGCAAGGAAGTGGTCCAGAACTACTGACAGCCGCAGATGAATACGAACTAGTTTGGGGAAGCAATGAACTAGAAAGTGCTAATACTGATGATCTTCCACCACCTAGTCCCCCTCCGCCGGTGCCTTCAGAAGACGTACAGCTAGAAAATTGGGAAGGTTCGGACGACGAATTGTTTGGTCAGGACATTGTTCAAGATCCGCCGTCAATATTTGGTGACGATCTCGAAGATACTCCCCGCGTTGTTGGTTCCAGTCCAGACAGTgagaaagaaagtgaaaaaccaAGCTTGGAAGAACCATGTCCAACTCTTCCGGGTTCCTCTTCTGAAGACCATTTGCGACTGAATCAAACATCTGTAATATCAGAGGATGCATCTTCAAACTCTGATGTTGTTCCTTTAACACCACCTGACAAAAGACAGCAACAGTTGCCCATCAAACCACCCAGTTTATTCGGAGACGACACTGAAAGTTTGTCCCCTGTATCTCCGGAAAAACACAGGTTGGATTCGTTCAATGAAGACACAGCTTCACCGGACGGAGTTAAAACTGTACCAATTAAACCACCAAGTCTCTTTGGAGATGATCTCGAAAGTCTTCCAAGTGTGGGTCATCTGCCTTCGCCGCCAAAACGAAATAATCATTCAGCCAATATGAAGAGTGTCGGTGCAAATTCTTCAAATTCATATTCAGCCTTGCATCCTCCTTTGTATGAACGAAAATCACTTGACAAAACGTCAGAGCTTCGTTGCTCGAATACCACGGCAGATTCGTTCCATGATGACGGGATTGATATACCAGACGATGACAGTTTGCCGCCTGCCCCTCCACCACCGCGATCTTCAATGACTAAAGAAACTGCTTGGTTTGTTAGATCATCAGATACGAGGCCATCCCTTGTGCATGAACATCCCAACTTGCCTTACATAAGCAGCCCTCTTCCACCAACAACACAACCAGAGCTTTTGAACTCCAAGAAAAGGATCCTGCCTATACGAATTAGATCAAAGAAAGGAGGAAAGACGTCAGATCGAATCCATGCATCGCTTGAAAATGATCCGTCATCGAACCATGCGGAGTTGGATGATCAGTCACGGCAGATGCCAGATGTGGAGCCACCAGAGGATGACATGGAGAGTCTACCACCTGCTCCTCCTCCGCCCAAAGTGACTCCTTTCTCTCTCGAAACTTTAGAGAATATGGTCGATGGTTATCAACCCTCTATAATCAAGGAAGTGACACAACTTAACTCTGGCGAATCAGGAGCGATGGCGACTTCAAGCGGGGAAACTTCTCCTCCAGAAAATAGTCCAAAAAAGAAATCGTTTCGTGGGATTGTCATACGCAGGGAAAAGGAACAGGTATCACAACCACCGACTCAAACTGTGACTGACTCATTATGTCCAGAGACAAACCCTGGAGTGGATATTTCAACAAAGCAAGCCTCTTCACTGGACGAAGAAATTGCAGTAACAGATTCTTTTGATGCGATGTCACCACCATCTCATTTTTCACCCGAAATGGAACTGTGGTCGGAGTCTGAGTCAGCCAAGGCGGAGCTGGCTTTGTTGGATCAAGTACTTAGCCTAGAAGGTTCGTCAAAATCTGGAAATGAGCTAAGTAGCGAAGGAGGCAGCACGCCCCGGTCTAAACGGGTGGCATTTCCCAGAagtgaacaaaatgaaactgcaGCAGACGTTGAGATCATTCCCTCAAAGCCTCAAAAAGCGAGTGATTGTAGTGAAGTCTCTGTCAGTGTTGAGGATTCTCTCCAAATATCACCCGACTCTGAAACACAGTCTGATCTTCCATCGCTGGATTCCCATCCATTGACTGATACGACCAAACCGAGTGAAGACTCAGAAATGAGTCCAAGTGAAGTCGTGTATTCCAAAGTCATTCCAAGGAAATTTCGTCGAAAATCATCAAAACAAGAAGGCGACAGCAGCGACATGGGAGATGCAGTGCAGCATATGGGGCCAGCTCCCCCAATACCTGTACAGCCAAAGGTGAATAATACCTCGAACAACCTTTCAAGGAAATCGCGTTCAGCAGATTTAGGCATTGAAGTACTCCCATCCAAGCCAGATATCAAGTCCAAGAGTTCTACTCTACCAGTGCATCGACCACCACAGAAGGATCAGAAGAAAAAACTGTTCTCAAAAAGCCACAAGAGCAAACAAGATCAATCTGATTCTAATTATCTCGAGCCACCAGTGACGTCTGTAGGTGCCAATTCACATGGACAGGAGCGCTCTCGCACGTGGACTCAAAAACTGTTTGGGTTTCGTAGCAGAAGCAAAAGTCGAGACAAAACTAACCAGCGAGAAGAGAAGAATCGACAGACAGACAGGAGTCGGTCAGTCTCACCCCCAAGGGGGCTTTTTTCTAGGGGGAAAAAGTCAACCCCGTCACCTCCTTCACCCTGTGCGCACAAAGGTTCAACGAGGCAAGGACGAAAGGACATCCATGAGACTGATTTGAGTAACAACAGAAGCGAGTTCTACGTGCCTGTGGAAATGAATCCAAACTTTCCAACGCACCAAGCAATGACACTGTCTTCTGTTGAGCTTAGTGATAACAAAGAAACGGTTTCTGTCGAAGGAATGGAAATTGCATCTCATTCACAACATGAAGAGGTTATCGGCGGATATGCGTTTGAGGATCATGCAATAAACGCTGACCTACGCCTTTATAGTGAGGTCGCGAGAGTCAGTGAGTCTGACCCTGAATTAGATGAGGATTATTACACCTATCTATCTGAAGGACCCCACAATGGTGGTGAAGGGAAAGAAATAGATATTTGCCCAGTTGAAGATcttgagaaagaaaatgaatctCTTGGCAGTCCAGAGACACCTAGTACAGGAAGACCACTCCCAGAACCTAGTACAGGAAGACCACTCCCAGAACCTCCAAAACAGCCAATAGGTGCAACACCCATGAATGACCAAGACGAACAGGTTGCTGGTGATGAAAGTGTGCCAAAGAAACTGGTGTCTAAACCACCTGTGACCAATAAGCCGCAGTGTCACATGTCAATTAGTGCTCCAAATCAACTTCAACATCAACGAACTGTGGAAGAACTTAAGTTTAAGTTCAACAAAGCTTCCTCTCTTGATGGCACACATCCAGTTGATACAGGTAATAGTATCCGTGAAGATTTGTCATCTCCTGGTCCACCAACATTCAAACCAAAACCACCACCTCTCGCTTCGCAAGCAAGAGTAGATATCGGCAAAATGGAGGACGATCACAGGGAGCTGACGTTCCCAACCTCTCCAGGGCCTCCGAGGTTTAAACCCGAACCACCACCCATGGAATTTGAGGGAAGTGAAACACAGTATGGATTAGACGATGATGAACCATCAGACGGGGAACATTCAACTGGTCCTCCAAGCTTTAAACCACAGCCTCCTCCATCTTGGCTTTTAAAGAATACTAATGATCTTGACAAGGAAGACCAGCCCAGCGTGAGGGACCCGATACATTTCTCATCCGTACCTTCTACCGCTGAAAGAatacaaaaacagaacactgAAGAAGAGGTCAGTCCACGGGAATTAAAACATTTGCCTCCAGTACCCTCAGATATTAATGTCCACACCTCCACCGAAAGGGATACATACGCTACTCCTAATCGTGCTTTTAACCAGACTCACCAAAGGGTTCCATTTTCGAGACAAGATGCCCAAGACTATGCCAACCATGAAGATGATCTTAATACAGAAGTCGGGGATAGAGAATCTGAAGTTTCCGAAGTGGAAGTCAACATCGACCGGACAGATCAATTTTCGTTGAATAGTGAAGCTGCCCAAGTAAATGAAACAGGTAGCTTGCCCCATGACGACCGTGAAGACAATACTTCTTCACAACCAGGAGAAAAATTCACAAGAAGTGCTAGTTTTTCAGGTGCAGGCATCGAAACCAAACAGCTTTCTTATGCTAAAGAGGGGGGAAAATTGTTGCCAGATGTGAGTTTGAAACGACCTCCTGAGCCAATAAGAAGGCGATCCTCTTCACTGCCCCAGTTGCTTCCCGAGAAACAGGGAGCTGACAGTGGAGATCATTGGCACAGTGGGAACTTGCAAGAGCTGATCAGCAGCCGCAATGAAGAAGCAAATGCTGATGAAGGTGTCTTTGAAGTACAG CTTCTGAAAGAGCAACAGTCGATTGGGCTGATGGTTGTTGGAGGACTGGATACCCACCTTGGCATGCTTTACATCAAAGACATTCAACCCAATTCCCCGGCGGCTAATTGTAATGTTTTAAGGACTGGAGACCAGTTGCTGCAGGTCAATGATAACTGTCTCGTTGGCGTAACGCATGGCGAGGCATTAAACGTCCTCAAGAACACTCCACCTTTGGTGAAACTCACAgtagcaagaaaaaaagatgagAAGGCGAATGATCTTGATGTTGACGTTGAGCAAAGACCAACTGGCGAGTTAGAGGAACACATTGTGCGTCGAGCTCGCGAATCGAGCTCAATTTCCAAAACTGCAGAAGAAGTGTTCGTTAGTCCACAATCCGAGAGACAACCTCGACCCAAGTCATGTATCAATCTGTCTTCATTTGGAGCCGTGGCTGAGGATGACTCTTCCTCGCAAGTCACGTCTGTTCATAGTTCATTCGAGGAAGAAAACCCTTTCGTCCCTGCGTATCTTCAACCCGACAGTCCAACACTGAATCTACAACCAGATGACGTACCAGTAACAATCATTGACGGCATACCAGAGGACGATAGCGACGTCACTGAGGAGGAAGAACCTAGGGCGAGGAGTAAGAGCGTGAGCTGGGCTGTCAGTGATGACACGAGCAGAGTGTTTACTGTGGAGCTGTTGAAAAATGGCCGCATTGGTCTGGGGCTGAGTGTGACTGGTGGAGTGGATACGTCATGTGATGACATCACG